Proteins encoded within one genomic window of Brachybacterium avium:
- the ispG gene encoding flavodoxin-dependent (E)-4-hydroxy-3-methylbut-2-enyl-diphosphate synthase: protein MTSVSLGIPSVKQPPPVLAPRRKTRKVRLGDLYVGGDAPITVQSMTTTPTHDINATLQQIAELTAAGCDIVRVACPRQEDADALAAIAAKSPIPVIADIHFQPKYVFAAIEAGCAGVRVNPGNIRRFDDQVRDIAKAARDHGTALRIGVNAGSIDQRMMTADRVTPEALVASAKWEASLFEEHDFHDFGISVKHNDPVIMVDAYRQLSEEGDWPLHLGVTEAGPAFQGTIKSSVAFGILLGEGIGDTIRVSLSAPPVEEVKVGIQILQSLNLKARKLDIVSCPSCGRAQVDVYKLADEVTEGLKHLEVPLRVAVMGCVVNGPGEAREADLGVASGNGKGQIFVKGQVIKTVPEADIVETLLAEANRIASEMDENEPSSGVPSVSVG, encoded by the coding sequence GTGACTTCAGTGAGCCTGGGCATCCCGTCCGTCAAGCAGCCGCCGCCGGTGCTCGCCCCCCGGCGGAAGACCCGCAAGGTCAGGCTCGGCGACCTCTACGTCGGCGGCGATGCACCGATCACGGTGCAGTCGATGACCACCACCCCCACGCATGACATCAACGCGACCCTGCAGCAGATCGCGGAGCTGACCGCAGCGGGCTGCGACATCGTGCGGGTGGCCTGCCCCCGGCAGGAGGACGCCGACGCGCTGGCCGCGATCGCCGCCAAATCCCCGATCCCGGTGATCGCCGACATCCACTTCCAGCCCAAGTACGTCTTCGCCGCCATCGAGGCCGGTTGCGCCGGGGTGCGGGTGAACCCCGGGAACATCCGCCGCTTCGACGATCAGGTGCGGGACATCGCCAAGGCCGCGAGGGACCACGGCACCGCCCTGCGGATCGGGGTGAACGCCGGCAGCATCGACCAGCGCATGATGACCGCGGACCGGGTCACCCCCGAGGCGCTGGTGGCGTCCGCGAAGTGGGAGGCCTCCCTGTTCGAGGAGCACGACTTCCACGACTTCGGCATCTCTGTCAAGCACAACGACCCGGTGATCATGGTCGACGCCTACCGCCAGCTCTCCGAGGAAGGAGACTGGCCGCTGCACCTGGGCGTGACCGAGGCGGGACCCGCCTTCCAGGGCACCATCAAGTCCTCCGTGGCCTTCGGCATCCTGCTGGGAGAGGGCATCGGCGACACCATCCGCGTGTCGCTGTCGGCCCCACCGGTCGAGGAGGTCAAGGTCGGGATCCAGATCCTGCAGTCGCTGAACCTCAAGGCCCGCAAGCTCGATATCGTCTCCTGCCCCTCCTGCGGCCGTGCCCAGGTGGACGTCTACAAGCTCGCCGATGAGGTCACCGAGGGGCTCAAGCACCTCGAGGTCCCGTTGCGCGTGGCCGTGATGGGCTGCGTCGTCAACGGTCCGGGCGAGGCCCGCGAGGCCGATCTCGGTGTCGCTTCCGGCAACGGCAAGGGCCAGATCTTCGTCAAGGGCCAGGTCATCAAGACCGTCCCCGAGGCGGATATCGTCGAGACCCTGCTGGCCGAGGCGAACCGTATCGCGTCCGAGATGGATGAGAACGAGCCCTCCTCCGGTGTCCCGTCCGTCTCTGTGGGCTGA
- a CDS encoding proline--tRNA ligase, protein MIRLSSSFVRTLREDPADAEVASHRLLVRAGYIRRSAAGVYTWLPLGLKVLRKVEQIVREEQDAIGGQEVLFSALQPREPYETTGRWEDYGPNLFRLQDRRHDDYLLAPTHEEMFTLTVKDLFSSYKDLPTMLYQIQSKYRDEARPRAGLLRTREFIMKDAYSFDVTDAGLDVSYEKQRVAYQRTFDRLGLPTVICRADAGAMGGSRSEEFLHPTSVGEDTFVVSEGGYAANVEAVTTLAPPALDDAMIAALPAMHVEDTPGASTIAKLTDFSNQAFPGKGPIAESGEWTRHEMLKHLVYLLTFPDGSTEPLVIALPGDREVDGKRLEAALSPAIATPFTEADFEKQPVLKKGYIGPEGLGMESASGIRYLVDPRVVPGTSWVAGAGEKDKHLYDLVFGRDFTADGTIEAAEVRDGDPAPDGSGPLRLTRGMEMGHIFQLGRKYAEALDLKVLDENGKTAVVTMGSYGIGVTRAVAAVAELFHDDKGLVWPRQLAPADVHIVATGKGQEIFAEAERIAVELEARGLEVLYDDRPKVSPGVKFKDSELLGVPTSVVVGRSLAEGVVELRDRGSGEIREVSPQEIVAAVVEEVRGV, encoded by the coding sequence ATGATCCGTCTGTCCTCGTCCTTCGTCCGCACCCTGCGGGAGGACCCGGCCGACGCCGAGGTCGCCAGTCACCGGCTGCTGGTGCGTGCGGGCTACATCCGTCGCAGCGCCGCCGGGGTGTACACCTGGCTGCCGCTGGGGCTGAAGGTGCTGCGCAAGGTCGAGCAGATCGTGCGCGAGGAGCAGGACGCGATCGGTGGCCAGGAGGTGCTGTTCTCGGCGCTGCAGCCGCGTGAGCCCTACGAGACCACCGGGCGCTGGGAGGACTACGGCCCGAACCTGTTCCGGCTGCAGGACCGCCGGCACGACGACTACCTCCTGGCCCCCACCCACGAGGAGATGTTCACCCTCACGGTCAAGGACCTGTTCTCCTCGTACAAGGACCTGCCCACCATGCTGTACCAGATCCAGTCGAAGTACCGCGATGAGGCGCGGCCCCGGGCAGGGCTGCTGCGCACCCGCGAGTTCATCATGAAGGACGCCTACTCCTTCGATGTGACCGACGCGGGCCTGGACGTCTCCTACGAGAAGCAGCGTGTCGCCTACCAGCGCACCTTCGACCGGCTGGGACTGCCCACCGTGATCTGCCGCGCCGACGCCGGCGCCATGGGCGGCTCCCGCTCCGAGGAGTTCCTGCACCCCACGTCGGTCGGCGAGGACACCTTCGTGGTCTCCGAGGGCGGCTATGCCGCGAACGTCGAGGCGGTCACCACGCTCGCCCCGCCCGCGCTGGACGACGCCATGATCGCCGCACTCCCGGCGATGCACGTCGAGGACACCCCCGGAGCGAGCACCATCGCGAAGCTCACCGATTTCTCCAATCAGGCCTTCCCGGGGAAGGGACCGATCGCCGAGTCGGGGGAGTGGACCCGCCACGAGATGCTCAAGCACCTCGTCTACCTGCTGACCTTCCCCGACGGTTCCACCGAACCGTTGGTCATCGCTCTGCCCGGCGACCGGGAGGTCGACGGAAAGCGGCTGGAGGCGGCGCTGTCCCCTGCGATCGCGACCCCCTTCACCGAGGCGGATTTCGAGAAGCAGCCGGTGCTGAAGAAGGGGTACATCGGTCCCGAGGGGCTCGGGATGGAGTCTGCCTCGGGGATCCGCTACCTGGTCGATCCGCGCGTCGTGCCCGGCACCTCGTGGGTCGCCGGCGCCGGCGAGAAGGACAAGCACCTCTACGACCTCGTCTTCGGCCGGGACTTCACCGCCGACGGCACCATCGAGGCCGCGGAGGTGCGCGACGGCGATCCTGCGCCCGACGGCTCCGGCCCGCTGCGTCTGACCCGCGGCATGGAGATGGGGCACATCTTCCAGCTGGGTCGCAAGTATGCCGAAGCGCTGGACCTCAAGGTCCTCGACGAGAACGGCAAGACCGCAGTGGTGACCATGGGCTCCTACGGCATCGGTGTGACCCGGGCCGTGGCCGCGGTCGCCGAGCTCTTCCACGACGACAAGGGCCTGGTCTGGCCCCGTCAGCTCGCTCCGGCCGATGTGCACATCGTCGCCACCGGCAAGGGGCAGGAGATCTTCGCGGAGGCGGAGCGGATCGCTGTCGAGCTCGAGGCCCGCGGCCTGGAGGTGCTCTACGACGATCGGCCCAAGGTCTCTCCGGGCGTGAAGTTCAAGGATTCCGAGCTGCTGGGTGTGCCCACCTCGGTGGTCGTGGGCCGGAGCCTCGCCGAGGGCGTGGTCGAGCTGCGGGACCGCGGCAGCGGCGAGATCCGCGAGGTCAGCCCCCAGGAGATCGTCGCGGCGGTGGTCGAGGAGGTCCGCGGCGTCTGA
- the infB gene encoding translation initiation factor IF-2, with the protein MAKVRVHELAKELGHPSKVVLQKLQDMGEFVRSASSTIEAPVARRLRQELPAQSGDDAPAAKSDAGAPSKASGAPKPGGAPAPKPGMKPAPKQPVETAPQAKPDPAPAPAPQKAEEPAPAPAPEKPAPAPKPGAEKPAPKPGAEKPASTPKPGGERPSPRPGAARPGNNPFASSQGMPRPGARKPGQGGGRPPRGEGGPRPGNNPFASAQGMPRPGQRSPRPAGGDQAGSRPAREGAPRPSGGRPGMPTPGIMRQHSSGGLAEANQGGGGRGRGGRPGPGGPGGPSRPGGGGGGPRGRGGRGSTQGAFGRGGKPARSRKSKRAKRQEFEQQQAPAPGGVSIPRGNGQSVRLRRGASLSDFADRIDVNPASLITVMFAMGEMATATQSLDEVTFGLLGEELGYKIEIVSPEDEERELLEQFDIDLDAELEDEDDADRMPRPPVVTVMGHVDHGKTRLLDTIRKAKVGAGEAGGITQHIGAYQVEVEHEDNDRALTFIDTPGHEAFTAMRARGADVTDIAILVVAADDGVMPQTIEALNHAQAAHVPIVVAVNKIDKPDANPEKIRQQLTEYNLIAEEYGGDTMFVDVSARENLNIDALLEAVLLTADAALELSANPDKDARGVSIEANLDKGRGPVATVLVQQGTLRVGDAIVCGSGHGRVRAMLDENGVAVDEAGPSRPVQVLGLTSVPGAGDSFLVAQDERTARQIAEKREAAKRAASLSKVRKRISLEDINQHMADGKVETLNLILKGDAAGAVEALEESLLGIEVGDGVDLRIIDRGVGAITMNNINLAVASNAVIIGYNVRAEGLNADYADREGVEIKYYSVIYNAIDEVESALKGMLKPEYEEVELGTAEIREIFRSSKFGNIAGSIVRSGLIKRGAKARITRNGVVIAENIEVAGLRRFKDDVTEVRDGYECGINLGSYNDLQLEDLITTYEMQEKPRI; encoded by the coding sequence GTGGCTAAGGTCCGCGTCCACGAGCTCGCCAAGGAGCTCGGACACCCGAGCAAGGTCGTTCTGCAGAAGCTGCAGGACATGGGCGAATTCGTTCGCTCCGCCTCCTCCACCATCGAAGCGCCCGTCGCGCGGCGTCTGCGTCAGGAGCTCCCCGCCCAGAGCGGCGACGATGCCCCCGCAGCGAAGAGCGACGCCGGTGCGCCCTCCAAGGCCTCCGGCGCCCCCAAGCCCGGCGGTGCCCCTGCGCCCAAGCCGGGCATGAAGCCGGCTCCGAAGCAGCCGGTCGAGACCGCTCCGCAGGCGAAGCCCGACCCGGCGCCGGCCCCCGCCCCGCAGAAGGCGGAGGAGCCCGCACCGGCACCGGCACCCGAGAAGCCGGCACCGGCCCCGAAGCCCGGCGCCGAGAAGCCCGCACCGAAGCCCGGCGCCGAGAAGCCGGCATCGACCCCCAAGCCCGGGGGCGAGCGTCCCTCGCCCCGTCCGGGTGCGGCACGTCCCGGCAACAACCCCTTCGCCAGCTCGCAGGGCATGCCCCGCCCCGGCGCCCGCAAGCCGGGCCAGGGCGGCGGTCGCCCGCCGCGCGGTGAGGGAGGCCCCCGTCCCGGGAACAACCCCTTCGCCAGCGCACAGGGCATGCCCCGTCCCGGGCAGCGCTCGCCCCGCCCCGCCGGCGGCGACCAGGCCGGGAGTCGTCCCGCCCGTGAGGGCGCCCCGCGCCCGAGCGGCGGTCGTCCCGGGATGCCGACCCCCGGCATCATGCGCCAGCACTCCAGCGGCGGCCTCGCCGAAGCGAACCAGGGCGGCGGCGGTCGCGGCCGCGGCGGTCGTCCCGGCCCCGGCGGCCCCGGTGGGCCCAGCCGTCCCGGCGGCGGTGGCGGCGGTCCCCGCGGTCGCGGCGGTCGCGGCAGCACCCAGGGTGCCTTCGGCCGCGGCGGCAAGCCGGCCCGCTCCCGCAAGTCGAAGCGTGCGAAGCGTCAGGAATTCGAGCAGCAGCAGGCTCCCGCACCGGGCGGCGTCTCGATCCCTCGCGGCAACGGCCAGTCCGTGCGCCTGCGCCGCGGCGCCTCGCTGTCCGATTTCGCCGATCGCATCGACGTCAACCCCGCATCGCTGATCACGGTCATGTTCGCCATGGGCGAGATGGCCACAGCGACCCAGTCCCTCGACGAGGTCACCTTCGGCCTGCTGGGCGAGGAGCTGGGCTACAAGATCGAGATCGTCTCCCCGGAGGACGAGGAGCGCGAGCTGCTCGAGCAGTTCGATATCGATCTCGACGCCGAGCTCGAGGACGAGGACGATGCGGACCGCATGCCGCGTCCGCCCGTCGTCACCGTCATGGGTCACGTCGACCACGGCAAGACCCGCCTGCTGGACACCATCCGCAAGGCGAAGGTCGGCGCCGGTGAGGCCGGCGGCATCACCCAGCACATCGGTGCGTACCAGGTGGAGGTCGAGCACGAGGACAACGACCGCGCGCTGACCTTCATCGACACCCCGGGCCACGAGGCGTTCACCGCCATGCGTGCCCGCGGTGCGGATGTCACCGACATCGCGATCCTGGTGGTCGCCGCGGACGACGGCGTGATGCCCCAGACCATCGAGGCGCTCAACCACGCCCAGGCGGCGCACGTCCCGATCGTGGTGGCGGTCAACAAGATCGACAAGCCCGATGCCAACCCGGAGAAGATCCGGCAGCAGCTGACCGAGTACAACCTGATCGCCGAGGAGTACGGCGGCGACACGATGTTCGTGGACGTCTCCGCTCGCGAGAACCTCAACATCGATGCGCTGCTGGAGGCGGTGCTGCTCACCGCGGACGCCGCTCTCGAGCTCAGCGCGAATCCCGACAAGGATGCGCGCGGCGTGTCCATCGAGGCGAACCTCGACAAGGGGCGCGGCCCGGTCGCCACGGTGCTGGTCCAGCAGGGCACCCTGCGGGTCGGCGATGCGATCGTCTGCGGCAGCGGCCACGGCCGAGTCCGTGCGATGCTCGACGAGAACGGCGTGGCCGTCGACGAGGCGGGTCCGTCCCGTCCGGTGCAGGTGCTCGGCCTGACCTCGGTGCCCGGCGCCGGCGACTCCTTCCTGGTCGCCCAGGACGAGCGCACCGCCCGCCAGATCGCGGAGAAGCGCGAGGCCGCCAAGCGTGCCGCGTCGCTGTCGAAGGTCCGCAAGCGGATCAGCCTCGAGGACATCAACCAGCACATGGCCGACGGCAAGGTCGAGACCCTCAACCTCATCCTCAAGGGTGACGCCGCCGGTGCGGTGGAGGCTCTCGAGGAGTCGCTGCTGGGGATCGAGGTCGGCGACGGCGTGGATCTGCGCATCATCGACCGCGGTGTCGGTGCGATCACGATGAACAACATCAACCTCGCGGTCGCCTCGAACGCCGTCATCATCGGCTACAACGTCCGCGCGGAGGGACTGAACGCGGACTACGCCGACCGCGAGGGCGTGGAGATCAAGTACTACTCGGTCATCTACAACGCCATCGACGAGGTCGAGTCGGCGCTGAAGGGCATGCTCAAGCCGGAGTACGAGGAGGTCGAGCTCGGTACGGCGGAGATCCGTGAGATCTTCCGCTCCTCCAAGTTCGGCAACATCGCCGGCTCGATCGTGCGCAGCGGCCTGATCAAGCGCGGTGCGAAGGCGCGCATCACCCGCAACGGGGTGGTGATCGCCGAGAACATCGAGGTGGCCGGGCTGCGTCGGTTCAAGGATGATGTCACCGAGGTCCGCGACGGATACGAGTGCGGTATCAACCTGGGCTCGTACAACGACCTCCAGCTCGAGGACCTCATCACCACCTACGAGATGCAGGAGAAGCCCCGCATCTGA
- the nusA gene encoding transcription termination factor NusA, translated as MDIDLGALQALEREREISLPVLLDAIRSALHAAYLHTDHPVRDSEVLIDDSTGEVAVIARERDADGNVVEEWDDTPENFGRVAASTARQVIFQRIRDLEDDAVLGEYADRADQIVSGIIQQGRDPRMVLVDLGEVEAVLPPHERVPGEDYSHGRRLRAYVTETRRGPRGPQITLSRSHPNLVRRLFDLEVPEVADGTVEITGLAREAGHRTKMSVRATVSGVNAKGSCIGPMGARVRSVMNELGGEKIDIVDFDEDPATYVTNALSPARVTSVTVLDEVGRSARAVVPETQLSLAIGKDGQNARLAAKLTGWKIDIRPDSAPEPPPAD; from the coding sequence ATGGACATCGACCTGGGTGCCCTCCAGGCCCTCGAACGTGAACGCGAGATCAGCCTGCCCGTGCTGCTGGACGCGATCCGCTCGGCGCTGCACGCCGCTTACCTCCACACTGATCACCCGGTGCGGGACTCCGAGGTGCTCATCGACGACAGCACCGGTGAGGTCGCCGTGATCGCCCGTGAGCGCGACGCCGACGGGAACGTGGTGGAGGAGTGGGACGACACCCCGGAGAACTTCGGTCGGGTCGCGGCCTCGACCGCTCGCCAGGTGATCTTCCAGCGCATCCGCGACCTGGAGGACGACGCGGTGCTCGGCGAGTACGCCGATCGCGCCGACCAGATCGTCTCCGGCATCATCCAGCAGGGCCGTGATCCGCGGATGGTGCTGGTCGACCTCGGTGAGGTCGAGGCCGTGCTGCCGCCTCACGAGCGGGTGCCGGGGGAGGACTACTCTCACGGTCGTCGTCTGCGGGCCTATGTCACCGAGACCCGCCGCGGGCCCAGGGGCCCCCAGATCACCCTGTCGCGCTCCCACCCGAACCTCGTGCGCCGACTGTTCGACCTCGAGGTCCCCGAGGTCGCCGACGGGACGGTGGAGATCACCGGCCTCGCCCGGGAGGCGGGCCACCGCACCAAGATGTCCGTGCGCGCCACAGTCTCCGGCGTCAACGCGAAGGGCTCCTGCATCGGCCCGATGGGTGCCCGGGTGCGCTCGGTGATGAACGAGCTGGGCGGCGAGAAGATCGACATCGTCGACTTCGACGAGGACCCCGCCACCTATGTCACCAACGCGCTCTCGCCCGCCCGGGTCACCAGTGTGACGGTGCTCGATGAGGTCGGCCGTTCGGCACGGGCCGTGGTGCCCGAGACGCAGCTCTCCCTCGCCATCGGCAAGGACGGGCAGAATGCGCGGCTGGCCGCCAAGCTGACCGGCTGGAAGATCGATATCCGGCCCGACAGCGCACCGGAACCCCCGCCCGCCGATTGA
- the rimP gene encoding ribosome maturation factor RimP encodes MSALEDQTILRETATRVLDAHGLVLEDVEIRRGGGMPQVRLVVDLPEDQLGSVDLDTVADASRTLSEAVDADDAVLGSTPVLLEVTTPGVDRELTQPRHFRRSRGRLLALTVADGTSYRARLLAVHGEELHLRQEPGRDDRGRPVKLPPGTIERPVIPIADVRTARVEVEFDPPADLAQLLADAETTIADHPTAQKES; translated from the coding sequence ATGAGCGCACTCGAGGACCAGACCATCCTGCGGGAGACGGCCACACGGGTGCTGGACGCCCATGGGCTCGTGCTCGAGGACGTCGAGATCCGGCGCGGCGGCGGGATGCCGCAGGTGCGCCTCGTCGTGGACCTCCCGGAGGACCAGCTGGGCAGCGTGGATCTCGATACCGTCGCCGACGCCTCGCGAACGCTCTCCGAGGCCGTGGACGCCGATGATGCCGTGCTGGGCAGCACACCGGTGCTGCTCGAGGTCACCACCCCGGGCGTCGACCGCGAGCTGACGCAGCCGCGTCACTTCCGCCGCTCCCGCGGGCGCCTGCTGGCACTGACGGTCGCCGACGGCACCAGCTATCGGGCCCGGCTCCTCGCCGTCCACGGCGAGGAGCTGCATCTGCGCCAGGAGCCCGGCCGCGATGACCGCGGGCGCCCGGTGAAGCTGCCCCCGGGCACGATCGAGCGCCCGGTGATCCCGATCGCCGACGTGCGAACCGCCCGGGTCGAGGTCGAGTTCGACCCGCCCGCCGACCTCGCTCAGCTGCTCGCTGATGCCGAGACCACCATCGCGGACCATCCGACCGCGCAGAAGGAGAGCTGA
- a CDS encoding GNAT family N-acetyltransferase, with translation MFRRGGRVRAVRQGSHEAAIALALTDPVTNALAGARLRELGRSATLSQEFSLVGEERSPEGLLWHGVNLNPISATDRALEDFGRQQSSRPRRSSSVVGDRHAVEILWEALAEVWGSDVREYRWSQPLLLAEDPGAVPKHPPVGLRAAVPGEEAAVFPAAVAMFREEVGVDPLAGDGGRSYRSRIADLIRRGRTYVVIEDGEVLFKADVGALFGPVAQIHGVWVRPDQRGRGLGRAGMAELVHLVHRDHVPQVSLYVNDFNEPARRAYAASGFRQVGELSTILF, from the coding sequence ATGTTCCGGCGCGGGGGGCGGGTCCGAGCGGTCCGCCAAGGCAGCCATGAGGCCGCGATCGCCCTCGCGCTGACCGACCCGGTCACCAACGCCCTGGCCGGCGCGCGCCTGCGCGAGCTCGGCCGCTCCGCCACCCTGTCCCAGGAGTTCTCCCTGGTCGGCGAGGAGCGGAGCCCTGAGGGGCTGCTGTGGCACGGGGTGAACCTGAACCCGATATCCGCCACCGACCGGGCGCTCGAGGACTTCGGACGGCAGCAGTCGTCCCGGCCACGCAGATCCAGCTCGGTGGTCGGCGACCGGCATGCGGTCGAGATCCTCTGGGAAGCGCTGGCGGAGGTCTGGGGGAGCGACGTGCGGGAATACCGCTGGAGCCAGCCGCTGCTGCTGGCCGAGGATCCGGGCGCGGTCCCGAAGCACCCGCCGGTCGGGCTGCGCGCCGCCGTCCCAGGAGAGGAGGCGGCGGTGTTCCCCGCCGCCGTCGCCATGTTCCGCGAGGAGGTGGGGGTGGACCCGCTGGCCGGGGACGGCGGCCGCTCCTATCGATCGCGCATCGCCGACCTGATCCGTCGGGGTCGTACCTATGTCGTCATCGAGGACGGCGAGGTGCTGTTCAAGGCCGACGTCGGTGCCCTGTTCGGGCCGGTCGCCCAGATCCACGGGGTATGGGTGCGCCCCGACCAGCGAGGGCGTGGCCTCGGCCGGGCGGGCATGGCCGAGCTGGTGCACCTGGTGCACCGCGATCATGTCCCGCAGGTCTCGCTCTACGTCAACGACTTCAACGAACCGGCCCGGCGAGCCTACGCCGCCTCCGGCTTCCGCCAGGTCGGAGAGCTCTCCACGATCCTGTTCTGA
- a CDS encoding YlxR family protein gives MGIRSSHRPERTCVGCHQVAPRDDLVRLVREFAPGGAAPRVRVDPSRSAHGRGSWLHPAASCLELALRRGGFPGPSGDRSTPGSSPSRSRTPISPERGTGRRTMDIR, from the coding sequence ATGGGTATCCGCTCCTCTCATCGTCCTGAGCGCACGTGCGTCGGCTGCCATCAGGTGGCCCCGCGCGATGACCTGGTGCGTCTGGTCCGGGAGTTTGCTCCCGGAGGAGCTGCTCCGCGAGTCCGCGTCGATCCCTCGAGGTCGGCCCACGGCCGCGGATCATGGCTCCATCCGGCCGCGTCATGTCTCGAGCTCGCCCTTCGGCGAGGCGGTTTCCCCGGTCCTTCCGGGGACCGGTCGACACCGGGCTCCTCGCCCAGTCGCTCGAGAACCCCGATTTCACCCGAACGTGGAACAGGTAGAAGAACCATGGACATCCGATGA
- a CDS encoding DUF4439 domain-containing protein yields MPARVVPTTDPPSIGAETDYQRTLERAQLEEWYAGFLHEVLAARSAGEVRQQHLDLTALHRERAGELGEIAEEDGAPVVARQAVYAIPGGTLDEQAAAELPTLLAQGLLIDHIALVGAAPFERRPLPIAAALQEAEQLAPLVDRMEPLPSLEVEQPPPAQG; encoded by the coding sequence GTGCCGGCCCGGGTGGTGCCCACCACCGATCCGCCGTCGATCGGCGCCGAGACCGATTACCAGCGCACGCTCGAGCGGGCCCAGCTGGAGGAGTGGTACGCCGGGTTCCTCCACGAGGTGCTCGCGGCCCGGTCTGCGGGCGAGGTGCGGCAGCAGCATCTGGACCTCACCGCGCTCCATCGCGAGCGCGCCGGGGAGCTCGGTGAGATCGCCGAGGAGGACGGCGCCCCGGTCGTCGCCCGCCAGGCGGTCTATGCCATCCCCGGAGGGACCCTCGATGAGCAGGCCGCTGCGGAGCTGCCGACGCTGCTGGCCCAGGGACTGCTGATCGATCACATCGCGCTGGTCGGCGCCGCTCCGTTCGAGCGGCGTCCGCTGCCGATCGCCGCGGCCCTGCAGGAAGCGGAGCAGCTGGCGCCGCTGGTGGACCGCATGGAGCCGCTGCCGAGCCTCGAGGTCGAACAGCCGCCGCCCGCGCAGGGGTGA
- a CDS encoding twin-arginine translocation signal domain-containing protein: MHRRGQRDPDAPDPGTSSTGAEASPPRPGTSRRQLLRGAGVAAALGAVGAGSLAGWKLAPPEADPRTVIPLWSGTVAYDARGTRILVGGRGVPLDVLPGTRLAVDLPDSSPVRRRAHRFDEGTAAWRERLTEALPQEPLLQDLAASALQDLWVLGDALPAPVAGWSPSWQHIWPRDAAFCAVALARVGHLDRAVDVLAHLQSLQARDGWFEARYDPGTDRAPDRRQRQFDGIGLLLWATAEVAAAAGRAGGDRQEIVTQRLTTLVTVSVDALRSSTQDGAGMPPVSPDYWERREHSVTLWTMAATLMGLRAGASLTEDPEVHLAAKTFTLLLEGTFGRGGYQRYRAGGGADSARALLDASGCHGVVPSGQLAALRHELARPGGGIAPGASWRADGVSWTPSTSLLGLALARTGEHAAAMGILRWLAEHRTAAGSLPEKVLFDGRPAEVAPLAWTAANVLLTLDALLRR, translated from the coding sequence ATGCACCGGCGAGGACAGCGAGACCCGGACGCCCCGGATCCCGGGACGAGCTCCACGGGCGCGGAGGCGAGTCCCCCGCGGCCCGGGACGTCGCGGCGTCAGCTGCTGCGCGGCGCCGGGGTCGCTGCCGCGCTCGGTGCGGTCGGTGCCGGTTCCCTCGCCGGATGGAAGCTGGCACCGCCCGAGGCCGACCCCCGCACCGTGATCCCGCTCTGGTCCGGGACCGTCGCCTATGACGCACGCGGCACCCGGATTCTCGTCGGCGGGCGCGGGGTCCCCCTCGACGTGCTCCCCGGCACCCGGCTCGCTGTGGATCTGCCGGATTCCTCCCCTGTGCGGCGCCGTGCCCACCGCTTCGACGAGGGCACCGCCGCCTGGCGGGAGCGGCTCACCGAAGCCCTCCCGCAGGAGCCGCTGCTGCAGGACCTCGCGGCCTCCGCGCTGCAGGACCTCTGGGTCCTCGGTGACGCGCTGCCCGCCCCCGTCGCGGGGTGGAGCCCCTCCTGGCAGCACATCTGGCCCCGTGATGCCGCGTTCTGCGCGGTGGCCCTGGCCCGGGTGGGTCACCTCGATCGTGCCGTGGACGTCCTCGCTCACCTGCAGTCCCTCCAGGCCCGCGACGGCTGGTTCGAGGCCCGCTACGACCCCGGCACGGACCGAGCACCGGATCGCAGGCAGCGCCAGTTCGACGGCATCGGCCTGCTGCTGTGGGCGACAGCCGAGGTCGCGGCGGCGGCGGGGCGCGCCGGCGGGGACCGGCAGGAGATCGTCACGCAGCGCCTGACCACGCTGGTCACTGTGTCCGTGGATGCACTGCGTTCCTCGACGCAGGACGGCGCCGGGATGCCGCCGGTCTCCCCCGACTACTGGGAGAGGCGCGAGCACTCCGTGACCCTGTGGACCATGGCTGCGACGCTGATGGGGCTGCGCGCGGGGGCGTCTCTCACCGAGGATCCGGAGGTGCACCTGGCCGCCAAGACCTTCACGCTCCTGCTGGAGGGCACCTTCGGGCGCGGCGGCTATCAGCGCTACCGCGCAGGGGGAGGTGCCGATTCTGCGCGGGCTCTCCTGGATGCGAGCGGCTGCCACGGCGTGGTCCCGTCCGGGCAGCTCGCCGCGCTTCGTCACGAGCTGGCCCGGCCGGGCGGCGGGATCGCCCCGGGCGCCTCCTGGCGCGCGGACGGGGTGAGCTGGACGCCCTCGACGAGCCTGCTGGGCCTCGCTCTCGCCCGCACCGGCGAGCATGCGGCGGCGATGGGGATCCTCCGCTGGCTCGCCGAGCACCGCACCGCGGCCGGGTCCCTGCCGGAGAAGGTGCTCTTCGACGGGCGCCCGGCGGAGGTGGCACCGCTGGCCTGGACGGCGGCGAACGTACTGCTGACGCTCGATGCGCTCCTGCGACGCTGA